The following coding sequences are from one Spea bombifrons isolate aSpeBom1 chromosome 13, aSpeBom1.2.pri, whole genome shotgun sequence window:
- the LOC128471317 gene encoding serine/threonine-protein kinase SBK1-like, with product MSFSPVLSRGAMEILEELQVLTAKTMEKVEVSKHYEVIRELGKGTYGRVDLAIHKTKGTKMALKFLRKKTTKQKSFLQEFCISRYLSSCPYIIGVYDIAFETGEYYVFAQEYALAGDLFDIIPPQVGLSEHTTKRCIYQVALALDYLHHRNLVHRDIKPENILIFDKECRKIKLSDFGMTRIAGTTEKRVSGTIPYTAPELCEMSKHGSFLVESSIDVWAFGVLLFCMMTGNFPWEKALHLDSFYYEFLQWQKYKKAAIPSQWRKFTPHALKMFSKLLSIEPEKRCAIKDVLWYFGKMWLISKEESLGADPKANGDGSAHIKQQGLPVAGGNEVLNSNKSDTSPSLSFSSCSSYEDAAKDSNANSILVSTAIEICV from the exons ATGAGTTTCTCGCCCGTCCTCTCCAGAGGCGCCATGGAAATTCTGGAAGAGCTCCAGGTGCTGACAGCAAAAACAATGGAGAAGGTCGAGGTTTCCAAACATTACGAGGTCATCAGGGAGCTGGGCAAAGGGACGTACGGGAGAGTGGACCTCGCCATCCACAAAACCAAAG gcACAAAAATGGCTCTTAAGTTTCTACGCAAGAAAACGACCAAACAGAAGAGCTTTCTCCAGGAGTTCTGCATCTCCCGCTACCTGTCCTCCTGCCCGTACATCATCGGCGTCTACGACATCGCCTTCGAAACCGGCGAATATTACGTCTTCGCGCAGGAATACGCGCTGGCCGGGGATCTGTTCGATATCATTCCGCCGCAG GTTGGCCTTTCGGAGCACACCACCAAACGCTGCATATACCAGGTGGCGTTGGCCTTGGATTACCTCCACCACCGGAACCTCGTCCACCGCGACATCAAACCCGAAAACATCCTCATCTTCGACAaagagtgccggaagattaaaCTCTCGGATTTCGGCATGACCAGAATCGCCGGGACGACGGAGAAGCGCGTGAGCGGCACCATTCCCTACACGGCGCCGGAGCTGTGCGAGATGTCCAAGCACGGCAGCTTCCTGGTGGAGTCCAGCATCGACGTGTGGGCCTTCGGCGTCTTGCTCTTTTGCATGATGACCGGAAACTTCCCGTGGGAAAAAGCGCTCCATTTGGACTCGTTCTACTACGAATTCCTGCAGTGGCAAAAATACAAGAAGGCCGCCATCCCCTCGCAGTGGCGCAAGTTCACCCCCCACGCGCTCAAAATGTTCAGCAAGCTGCTGTCCATCGAGCCGGAGAAGAGATGCGCCATTAAGGACGTTTTGTGGTACTTCGGCAAGATGTGGTTAATTAGCAAGGAGGAATCGCTCGGCGCCGACCCAAAGGCCAATGGAGACGGCTCGGCGCACATCAAGCAGCAAGGCCTTCCCGTCGCCGGCGGCAACGAGGTCCTGAACAGCAATAAAAGCGACACGAGCCCGAGTCTATCCTTTTCTTCCTGCAGCAGCTACGAGGACGCAGCCAAAGACAGCAACGCCAACTCCATATTGGTGTCGACGGCCATCGAAATATGCGTATAA
- the DHRS7C gene encoding dehydrogenase/reductase SDR family member 7C, giving the protein MGFLTFLLFPLLILGISGIVFIYREVVRLMSRSAVKNKVVVITDAVSGLGKECSRVFHAAGARLVLCGRTWEKLEALHDALISVADPSVTFTPKLVFLDIGDMSNIQAVGKEILDCYGCVDVLINNASMKIKGPAHSVTLELDKRIMDANYFGPITLIKAILPHMVSRRTGQIVLVNTIQGKLGVPFRAAYAASKHAIQGFFDCLRAEVEEFDVFVSTVSPTFIRSYHDQPQPGNWEASIWKFFFRKLSYGVHPVEVAEEVLRTVSRRKQEVFMANPIAKAALYVRTFLPELFFAVVATGVKERHFVEEEK; this is encoded by the exons ATGGGGTTCCTAACGTTCCTGCTCTTCCCCCTGCTGATCCTGGGAATCAGCGGCATCGTATTCATTTACCGGGAAGTGGTGAGGCTGATGTCCCGATCGGCCGTGAAGAATAAAGTGGTCGTGATCACGGACGCGGTTTCAGGACTTGGAAAAG AGTGCTCCCGGGTGTTCCATGCGGCTGGGGCCCGGCTGGTTCTGTGCGGCAGGACCTGGGAGAAGCTGGAAGCTTTACACGACGCTTTAATCAGTGTGGCAGACCCCAGCGTG ACGTTTACACCCAAACTTGTGTTTCTGGATATTGGTGACATGAGCAACATTCAGGCCGTAGGGAAGGAGATTCTGGATTGTTACGGATGCGTGGATGTGCTCATCAACAACGCCAGCATGAAAATTAAAGGGCCGGCTCACAGCGTCACGTTGGAACTGGACAAGAGGATCATGGACGCAAATTATTTTGGTCCTATAACCTTAATAAAAG CGATTTTGCCCCACATGGTTTCCCGGAGAACCGGTCAGATTGTTCTGGTGAACACCATCCAGGGGAAGCTGGGCGTCCCGTTTCGCGCTGCAT ATGCAGCTTCTAAACACGCCATCCAGGGCTTTTTCGACTGTCTCCGCGCGGAAGTGGAGGAGTTTGATGTTTTTGTGAGCACCGTGAGTCCCACGTTTATCCGCTCCTACCACGACCAACCCCAGCCTGGAAACTGGGAGGCCTCCATCTGGAAAT TCTTTTTCAGAAAGCTGTCGTACGGCGTGCACCCGGTGGAGGTGGCCGAGGAGGTCCTGCGCACGGTGAGCAGGAGGAAGCAGGAGGTCTTCATGGCAAATCCCATCGCCAAGGCGGCCCTTTACGTCCGGACCTTCCTCCCCGAGCTGTTTTTCGCGGTGGTCGCCACCGGAGTGAAAGAAAGACACTTTGTGGAGGAGGAGAAGTGA